Proteins encoded by one window of Odocoileus virginianus isolate 20LAN1187 ecotype Illinois unplaced genomic scaffold, Ovbor_1.2 Unplaced_Contig_22, whole genome shotgun sequence:
- the ZNF182 gene encoding zinc finger protein 182 isoform X2, whose protein sequence is MAGPQLQGLMTFEDVAVDFTQEEWQYLNPPQRTLYKDVMLETYSNLVSVGHHVTKPDLILKLEVEEQCLPEGKIPVWSFPEEACQVDEQIERQHQDDQDKYLMQVGFPDKKTITSKSGLDYNELGNILYLSTNLFASIQRPHKYESFGYNMIDNLDLYSRSSVGKKHDNGCAKLFFHTEYEKTTPRVKPYGYKECGKTLRQKKGLSLHQRIKNGEKPFECTACRKTFSKKSHLIVHWRTHTGEKPFGCTECGKAFSQKSQLIIHLRTHTGERPFECPECGKAFREKSTVIIHYRTHTGEKPYECNECGKAFTQKSNLIVHQKTHTGEKTYECTKCGESFIQKLDLIIHHSTHTGKKPHECNECKKTFSDKSTLIIHQRTHTGEKPHKCMECGKSFNEKSTLIVHQRTHTGEKPYECDVCGKTFTQKSNLGVHQRTHSGEKPFECNECEKAFSQKSYLMLHQRGHTGEKPYECNECEKAFSQKSYLIIHQRTHTEEKPYKCNECGKAFREKSKLIIHQRIHTGEKPYECPVCWKAFSQKSQLIIHQRTHTGEKPYACTECGKAFREKSTFTVHQRTHTGEKPYKCTECGKAFTQKSNLIVHQRTHTGKKAHGKGHSWKSKLIAH, encoded by the exons TTACAGGGACTCATGACATTTGAGGATGTGGCTGTGGATTTTACCCAGGAGGAGTGGCAGTACCTGAACCCTCCACAGAGGACCCTGTACAAAGATGTGATGCTGGAGACCTACAGCAACCTGGTCTCTGTAG GGCATCATGTTACCAAACCAGATCTCATCCTCAAATTGGAGGTGGAAGAGCAATGCCTGCCAGAAGGAAAAATCCCAGTTTGGAGCTTTCCAG AAGAAGCCTGCCAGGTTGATGAACAGATTGAGAGACAGCATCAGGATGACCAAGATAAATATCTGATGCAAGTTGGATTCCCTGACAAGAAAACAATTACTAGTAAGAGTGGCCTTGACTATAATGAACTTGGAAACATACTTTATCTGAGTACAAACCTTTTTGCTTCAATACAAAGGCCCCATAAATATGAATCATTTGGATATAATATGATAGATAATTTAGACTTATATAGTAGAAGTTCTGTGGGAAAGAAACATGATAATGGATGTGCAAAATTATTCTTCCATACTGAATATGAGAAAACAACTCCCAGAGTGAAACCTTATGGATATAAAGAGTGTGGGAAGACCCTCAGGCAAAAGAAGGGTCTTAGTCTACATCAGAGaattaaaaatggagagaaacCCTTTGAATGTACTGCATGTAGGAAAACTTTCAGCAAGAAGTCACACCTCATTGTACATTGGAGAACtcatacaggagagaaacccttTGGATGTACAGAATGTGGAAAAGCTTTTAGCCAAAAATCTCAGCTCATTATACACCTGAGAACTCATACAGGAGAGCGACCCTTTGAGTGTCCAGAATGTGGAAAAGCTTTCAGAGAAAAATCTACTGTCATTATACATTACAGGACtcatacaggagagaaaccttatgaatgtaatgaatgtgggaaagccttcactCAGAAGTCAAACCTCATTGTCCATCAGAAAACCCACACAGGAGAAAAAACTTATGAATGCACCAAATGTGGGGAATCTTTCATACAGAAGCTTGATCTAATTATACATCATAGTACTCATACAGGAAAGAAACCCCATGAATGTAATGAGTGTAAGAAAACTTTCAGTGACAAGTCAACTCTCATTATACATCAGCGAACTCATACGGGAGAGAAACCTCATAAATGTATGGAATGTGGGAAGTCTTTCAATGAGAAGTCAACCCTCATTGTGCATCAGCGAACTCATACAggggagaaaccctatgaatgtgaTGTGTGTGGGAAAACCTTCACCCAAAAGTCAAACCTTGGTGTACATCAAAGAACTCATTCAGGAGAGAAACCCtttgaatgtaatgaatgtgaGAAAGCATTCTCTCAGAAATCCTATCTCATGCTACACCAGAGAGGTCATacaggagagaagccctatgaatGCAATGAATGTGAAAAAGCATTTTCCCAGAAATCTTATCTCATTATACatcaaagaacacatacagaagAAAAACCCTATAAATGCAATGAATGTGGCAAAGCCTTCAGAGAAAAGTCAAAGCTCATTATACATCAGCGAATTCATACAGGAGAAAAACCCTATGAATGTCCTGTATGTTGGAAAGCTTTCAGCCAGAAGTCTCAGCTCATAATACATCAGCgaacacacacaggagagaaaccctatgcATGCACTGAGTGTGGCAAAGCCTTcagagaaaaatcaacatttaCTGTTCATCAGAGaactcatactggagagaaaccctataagTGTacagaatgtgggaaagcctttacTCAAAAATCAAATCTTATTGTACATCAGAGAACTCATACAGGAAAGAAAGCCCATGGGAAAGGCCATTCTTGGAAGTCCAAGCTCATTGCACATTAG
- the ZNF182 gene encoding zinc finger protein 182 isoform X1: MAGPQLQGLMTFEDVAVDFTQEEWQYLNPPQRTLYKDVMLETYSNLVSVAGHHVTKPDLILKLEVEEQCLPEGKIPVWSFPEEACQVDEQIERQHQDDQDKYLMQVGFPDKKTITSKSGLDYNELGNILYLSTNLFASIQRPHKYESFGYNMIDNLDLYSRSSVGKKHDNGCAKLFFHTEYEKTTPRVKPYGYKECGKTLRQKKGLSLHQRIKNGEKPFECTACRKTFSKKSHLIVHWRTHTGEKPFGCTECGKAFSQKSQLIIHLRTHTGERPFECPECGKAFREKSTVIIHYRTHTGEKPYECNECGKAFTQKSNLIVHQKTHTGEKTYECTKCGESFIQKLDLIIHHSTHTGKKPHECNECKKTFSDKSTLIIHQRTHTGEKPHKCMECGKSFNEKSTLIVHQRTHTGEKPYECDVCGKTFTQKSNLGVHQRTHSGEKPFECNECEKAFSQKSYLMLHQRGHTGEKPYECNECEKAFSQKSYLIIHQRTHTEEKPYKCNECGKAFREKSKLIIHQRIHTGEKPYECPVCWKAFSQKSQLIIHQRTHTGEKPYACTECGKAFREKSTFTVHQRTHTGEKPYKCTECGKAFTQKSNLIVHQRTHTGKKAHGKGHSWKSKLIAH, translated from the exons TTACAGGGACTCATGACATTTGAGGATGTGGCTGTGGATTTTACCCAGGAGGAGTGGCAGTACCTGAACCCTCCACAGAGGACCCTGTACAAAGATGTGATGCTGGAGACCTACAGCAACCTGGTCTCTGTAG CAGGGCATCATGTTACCAAACCAGATCTCATCCTCAAATTGGAGGTGGAAGAGCAATGCCTGCCAGAAGGAAAAATCCCAGTTTGGAGCTTTCCAG AAGAAGCCTGCCAGGTTGATGAACAGATTGAGAGACAGCATCAGGATGACCAAGATAAATATCTGATGCAAGTTGGATTCCCTGACAAGAAAACAATTACTAGTAAGAGTGGCCTTGACTATAATGAACTTGGAAACATACTTTATCTGAGTACAAACCTTTTTGCTTCAATACAAAGGCCCCATAAATATGAATCATTTGGATATAATATGATAGATAATTTAGACTTATATAGTAGAAGTTCTGTGGGAAAGAAACATGATAATGGATGTGCAAAATTATTCTTCCATACTGAATATGAGAAAACAACTCCCAGAGTGAAACCTTATGGATATAAAGAGTGTGGGAAGACCCTCAGGCAAAAGAAGGGTCTTAGTCTACATCAGAGaattaaaaatggagagaaacCCTTTGAATGTACTGCATGTAGGAAAACTTTCAGCAAGAAGTCACACCTCATTGTACATTGGAGAACtcatacaggagagaaacccttTGGATGTACAGAATGTGGAAAAGCTTTTAGCCAAAAATCTCAGCTCATTATACACCTGAGAACTCATACAGGAGAGCGACCCTTTGAGTGTCCAGAATGTGGAAAAGCTTTCAGAGAAAAATCTACTGTCATTATACATTACAGGACtcatacaggagagaaaccttatgaatgtaatgaatgtgggaaagccttcactCAGAAGTCAAACCTCATTGTCCATCAGAAAACCCACACAGGAGAAAAAACTTATGAATGCACCAAATGTGGGGAATCTTTCATACAGAAGCTTGATCTAATTATACATCATAGTACTCATACAGGAAAGAAACCCCATGAATGTAATGAGTGTAAGAAAACTTTCAGTGACAAGTCAACTCTCATTATACATCAGCGAACTCATACGGGAGAGAAACCTCATAAATGTATGGAATGTGGGAAGTCTTTCAATGAGAAGTCAACCCTCATTGTGCATCAGCGAACTCATACAggggagaaaccctatgaatgtgaTGTGTGTGGGAAAACCTTCACCCAAAAGTCAAACCTTGGTGTACATCAAAGAACTCATTCAGGAGAGAAACCCtttgaatgtaatgaatgtgaGAAAGCATTCTCTCAGAAATCCTATCTCATGCTACACCAGAGAGGTCATacaggagagaagccctatgaatGCAATGAATGTGAAAAAGCATTTTCCCAGAAATCTTATCTCATTATACatcaaagaacacatacagaagAAAAACCCTATAAATGCAATGAATGTGGCAAAGCCTTCAGAGAAAAGTCAAAGCTCATTATACATCAGCGAATTCATACAGGAGAAAAACCCTATGAATGTCCTGTATGTTGGAAAGCTTTCAGCCAGAAGTCTCAGCTCATAATACATCAGCgaacacacacaggagagaaaccctatgcATGCACTGAGTGTGGCAAAGCCTTcagagaaaaatcaacatttaCTGTTCATCAGAGaactcatactggagagaaaccctataagTGTacagaatgtgggaaagcctttacTCAAAAATCAAATCTTATTGTACATCAGAGAACTCATACAGGAAAGAAAGCCCATGGGAAAGGCCATTCTTGGAAGTCCAAGCTCATTGCACATTAG